GAATTTTTTGAAAAAGGAGAATATGATACCTTTTTACTTGAGAGATGGAAACCTGAAAATTTAACTCCTTTTATTTTTGAAGAAGAGTTATCTTCACTTATTGAAACACAGAGTTTAATAGAGGAAAAAAGACAAAGCACAATAAGTCCTTGGAAAAATTTTAGATTCTTCCATAATAATTTTGAATTATGATAAGAGAAGTAATTTCAAATGATATACTCCTAAAAACTCTTCTTGTAGGATTAATTGCACAGATAATAAAATCAATTCTTTATTCATTTAAATTTAAAAGATGGAACTGGAAATGGCTAACAGAAACAGGTGGTATGCCTTCTTCTCATACAGCATCCACCTTTGCTTTAACCACAATGGTTGGAATTAGGGAAGGTTTTAGGTCACCTTTATTTGCTGTAACTGCTTTTTTTACTTTTATTGTTATGTATGATGCTGCTGGTTTAAGAAGAGCTGCAGGCAGACAAGCACAGATCTTGAATAAAATAATGGATGAATTTTCTCATACAGGTAAAATTAAAGAAGAAAGGTTAAGAGAACTTTTAGGTCATACTCCTTTTGAAGTAATCGTTGGAGCAGTTCTCGGCATTTTTTTTGGATTGATTTTTGTTTAGTTTTATTTTATAATTTATTATGAAAAAAATAGAAATTGGAGAACCTGTATTCCAAAGAAACCTATTGATGTATCCCTTATATAGAAAGGATAACGGAGATTTTAAAGAAAATATAAAAACAATTGATGAGGCTTATAATGAAGGTTTTGGGAAATTTGAAGAATTAAAGGAGCCTTCTGTGAACAAGATAATTTTTAAAAATAGTGGAAGTTTCCCTGTTTTTGCTATTGATGGAGAAGAAGTAATAGGTGCTTTTCAAAACAGGGTAATTAATACCGCTTTTTTTTCCGAACCAAATACTGTAATAGAAGTTCCTGTTTCTTGTGTTGAAGAGAGAAGGTGGGAAGGTGGAAGAAGTTTTAGCTCTTCAGGAGTAGCTTTATATCCCAGTTTAAGGGCTATCCTTTTAAAAACCACAAATAAGAGCTTATCTTTGAATAAGACCTATTATTCAGATCAGAGTATAGTCTGGAAAAGTGTTAAAAATACTCTTAGTTCTCTTAAGATTACTTCCGGAACTTTATCCATTCATGATGCTTTTAAAGGATATGAATCCCAGATTGAATGGTACTTAGAAAATCTTGATTTAAGTGATGTAAGTGGTTTAGTCGCTTTTGCTGGTGATAAATTTATATGTATGGATCTTTTTGTTTCTCCTTATATTTTTGAAAAATTCAAGAAAAAAATTTTAAGAGGCTATGCTCTTGATGCAATACTCTTAAGGGACCGTCCTACTGATTTTATAAATAAGGATAAGGTTAAAGAGATAATTGAGAAAGTCATAAGAATAAAAATGAAAAAATTTAATGGAGTTGGAAAGGGTATTGAATATAGGGGTGAAGGTGAAAGTTTAATAGTAAGGGGATTTAAGAAAAAAGAAGAAGAGGATTTTTTACATTTAGCAGTTTTCCCAGATATAAAATTATAAATTGGATTTTTTAAATATAAGAATCTTTGATCTTATAGATATTTTAATTTTGTCCTTTTTCTCTTATTTTATTATAAGACTATTCAGGGGTACAAGGGCTGGTTTTATGTTTCTGGGTGTTTTTATTTTATTATTGCTTGCTTTTATTTCTTTCATATTTGATTTAGCTGGAACAAAGTTATTTTTTAATGGTTTGAAAACAATCGGTTTGATTGCCTTTATAATAATATTCCAACCAGAAATAAGAAGACTCCTCACGAGTTTTGGACGGTTGCCGCTTTTAAAAGGAGAAAAAATTAACGAGGAAAAAATTGAAGAAATAATAAATACCCTTGTTAAGGCTAGTTTTTCTCTAAGAGATAAAGGCTATGGTGCAATAATTGTATTAGAGGGGAGGATGGTTTTAAGCGAATACACTGATAAGGCTTTATTCGTGGATGCAAAAATTTCTGAACCATTGTTTCTTGCTATTTTTAATCCGATTTCGCCTGTGCATGACGGGGCATGTGTTATAAAGGATGACAGAATAAAATTTGTAAGGTGTATTCTACCGGTCTCTGATTCACCACTTATAGATATTTCTCTTGGAACAAGACACCGGGCTGCTATTGGTATAACAGAACAGAGTGATTGTTTTACAATTGTTGTTTCCGAAGAAAAAAGAGAGGTTTCTTTTGCTTACCAGGGAAAGTTGATAAGAAGAGTTACAAGGGATACTTTAAGAAGGAATCTTGAAGTCTTTTATAAGGGAAGGTTATAGATAGAAGGAATTAAGGTGAAAGTAAAAAATTAAATACTCTCTTTATGTAATTTTTAAAATTTGATTCATCGGATAAGGAATACTCAATCATAGATTGGTAAATAGGAAATAAAGTTAGAAATCTCAATATACTTCCTGCACTAACTTCCTCCTTTGGTCTTGTAACTTCAACAGGTCCAAAAAAAACAACTTCGTCAGCTTCTGTAAAGTATTTATCAAGAAAATTTATAATTTTTTCAGTGGAGGTTAGATCAATCTGCTTATCTAAGAGTTTAACATAAACAAAAGCATTCTGAATAACGGACACAACATCCTCTGGATATTGATGAAAAAGAAAGGCAAATCTTGATTTTTCATATTTGCCATTTATTCCAAAATATACACCTGATTCAAGAGGTGAATGAACTTCAAATCTTAAAAATATTTTTAATAGATCTGAATTTTTCTGGTAACTTTCGTTTTTCCTTGGTTCTATACCGTATCCAACAAAATTAGCCTCTTCAACATTTAATGAAGGTATAACTGATAGTTTTGAATGCCAGAAAATATCAACACCAACTATTTCCTCTATTGTGTTTAAAATAGGTGTAACAAGATCTTGAAGTTTTGGCCTTATTTCATCATAAAAAAGCTTAACTTTGTCTTTACTTTTAAATGTTTCTTCCAGTTTTTCAATACTTATATAAGGTTTTAACACAATTTCATCCATTTTAAATTTTAATTTTACTTTTAAATTTTAAAGCATAAAATTTAATTTTGTCAAGAAGTAAATTTATATTTTCTCCTGTTTTTGCTGAGATGAAAACACATGGAGTATATTTATTCTTCAGATATACTTTTTCTTCCTCCTCAAAAAATAAATCATACTTGTTGAATACATAAATAGTATCCTTTTTTAAAACATTCATATCTTCAAGGATTTTATTTACAGAGTTTATATGTTCTTCCTTCCTTTGATTTGAAATATCAACAACATGTAAAAGTAAATCTGCATCTTCTATTACTTTGAGTGTTGACTTAAAAGAATGAATAATACTTAAAGGTATATTTTCTATAAAACCGACTGTATCACTTATAATAACAGGAACATTCTCAATGTAAAATTTTCTTGTAAGTGCATCTAAAGTAACAAAGAGTGCATCTCTTGTTTCTGCTTTTTCTTTAGCAATTAAGTTCAGGATTGAGGTTTTACCTGCATTGGTATATCCAACTAAACATATTTTAAAAAAATTTTTTCTTTTTTTACTTTGAACATTTCTCTGTTTTTCAATATCTTTTAATTTTTCCTTTAAATATTTTATTCTAAGCATTATATTTCTTCTTTTCACTTCAAGGATTTTTTCACCCGGTCCCCTTGTTCCTATACCTCCACCGAGTCTTGAAAGCCATTGTCCCATTCCCCTTAATTTGCTTAATCTGTATGTAAGTTGAGCCAGTTCAACCTGAATTTTTGATTCACTTGTTTTTGCATGTTTTGCAAAAATATCCATTATTAACTCTGTTCTATCGATGACTTTAATTTTTAGGAAATTTTCAAGATTTCTTGTCTGTCTTGGTAAGAGGTCACAACCAAAAATCACACTTAGAGCGCCATTTTTTTCAATTTTTTCTTTAATTTCCATTAATTTCCCTTTGCCAATATAAAATTCTGGATCAATTTTATCTCTAAATTGTATAACTTCTGAAGTAATTATTGCTCCTGCAGATTTTACAAGACTTTCAAGCTCTTGTAATTTATAACTTGATATTTCTTTTTCCTTGGGACTGAATACTGCAACTAAAACTGTTTTTTCTTCTTTCAAGATTTAAAGGAAACAATATGGGAAAATTCTCCTGATTTTATTTTATTCTTAATTAAATCTGGAAAAACTATATTGATTGCTTCATTTATAGTTTTAATATAACAAAAATCAATACCTTCTTTTAATTCTCTTCTCGCTTTTTTAACATCAGATTTTGAATCCTCAGGAAGAAGAATTCTTTTTATTCCACCTCTTTTAGCAGCATTTATTTTTTCTTCAAGTCCGCCTATTCTTAAAACCTCACCAGTTAGAGTGATTTCACCTGTAAAGGCTGTATCAGAGGGTAATTCTTTTTTAATAAGTGCAGATAATATAGCAAGAACAATTGCAAGACCGGCTGAAGGTCCATCCTTTGGTATTGCTCCTTCAGGTATGTGTAAATGAATATCATACTTTTTGTGAAAATCTTTTGGTAAATTGTAAATTTTACTCATTGACCTTAAATAACTGATAGAAGCATAGACTGATTCCTTTAAAACATCCCCCAGTTGCCCTGTTAATGTTAATTCTCCCTTTCCTTCCATAAGTAAAACTTCAATTCTCATTATATCTCCACCATACTCTGTCCATGCAAGTCCATAAGCTACACCCGGTTTTAATTTTCTTTCACTTTCGATTGTTGTATATATTGCAGGTCCAAGAATTTTGGATAGGTCTTTTTTATCAACAGAAGTAGCTTCACCTTTCTCTACAAAATTTTTAGCAGCATATCTTATTACCCTGGAAAGTTTTCTTTCTAATTCCCTCACACCGGCTTCTCTTGTGTATTTTCTGATTATTTCAAGTATAGCACTATCTTCTATAGAAAAATATTTTGGATTTAAATTTACTTCTTCAAGAATTCTTTTAATAAGATGTTTTTTGGCAATCATCAATTTTTCAAATTCAGAGTAACCAGGTAAATTTATGATTTCCATTCTATCCCTTAAAGCAAGTGGAATCTTATATAAAGAGTTAGCTGTTGTTATAAAGAGTACCTCTGATAAATCAAACTCAACTTCAAGATAATGATCAACAAAATGTTTGTTTACATCTGGATCAAGAACTTCCATAAGTGCGGCATAAGGATCACCTCTATAGTCCATTCCCACTTTATCAATTTCATCTAAAAGAAAGACTGGATTCTTTGAGCCTGCTTTTTTTATGCCCTGAATTATTCTTCCAGGAAGAGCTCCTACATAGGTTCTTCTATGCCCCCTTATCTCAGCTTCATCCCTTATTCCACCAAGGGACATCCTTACAAATTTTCTTCCAAGAGCTTTAGATATTGATTTTGCAAGAGATGTTTTACCTGAACCTGGGGGTCCAACAAAACAAAGAATCTGTCCTGTAATTTTTCCCTTTAATTTTAAAATTGATAGGTATTCTAAAATTCTATTTTTTGGTTCAAAAAGACCATAGTGGTCTTCATCAAGAATTTTCTTTGCTTTTTTCAAATCAAGAGTATCTTTTGTTCTTTTGTTCCATGGCATTGAAATTAGCCAATCAAGATAGGTTCTTATAACAGCTGCTTCAGGTGAAATAGAAGGTGTTATTTCAAGTTTTCTGAGCTCTTTAAGGGCATGCTCTTTTACATCCTCTGGCATACCTGATTTTTCAATCTTTTCTTTTAATATTTGAATTTCATCTCCTTCTCTATATCCGAGTTCCTTTTGAATTTGCTTCATTTGCTCATGAAGAAATACTTGTTTCTGACTCTTCTGTAATTCTTCTCTTGTTTTTTCTTCTATTTCAATTTTTAATTTTCTAAATTCAATTTCCTCAATAATTTTTTTATTTAATTCTTCAAGATATTTAAGTAAATTATCAATTTCAAGAAGCTCCTGTTTAACTTCTGCTTTAACAGGGAGATGTGTTGATACAAAATCTGCAATTTCTACTGGTTTTCTTTTTGAAAACAAATGAGCGAGAAGGTCCTCTGGAAATCCTGGTAAAAAGCCTGTGAGGGTTCTGAAATTTTCTGTTATTATTCTTGCAAGCTGGTAGGCTCTTTCATTTTCAATTAAATTCCTCTCATAAATTTCAAACTCTGCTTCATAAAATTTCCCATTAAAAATAATGTTTAAAATTTTTACCCTTTCAATACCTTCTACAACAATTCTGTAATTTCCTTCCGGTGATTTAAATTCAGTTAAAACTCTTCCTAAGGTTCCAACAGGATATAAATCCTTTATTTCAGGATCATTAACAGAGGGGTCTTTCTGTGCTAAAAAAATGAGTTCTTTTTCCTTTGTTTTTAAAGCTTCTTCAAGTGCATTTTTAGAAAACTCTCTTCCTAATATAAGTGGATATATAGAGTTAGGAAAAAGCACAACTTCACGCAGAGGAATTAAAGGTAATTTTCTCATAAATATAATTACTACATTAATTTGATTTTT
This genomic interval from candidate division WOR-3 bacterium contains the following:
- a CDS encoding divergent PAP2 family protein, with translation MIREVISNDILLKTLLVGLIAQIIKSILYSFKFKRWNWKWLTETGGMPSSHTASTFALTTMVGIREGFRSPLFAVTAFFTFIVMYDAAGLRRAAGRQAQILNKIMDEFSHTGKIKEERLRELLGHTPFEVIVGAVLGIFFGLIFV
- a CDS encoding DUF6569 family protein — protein: MKKIEIGEPVFQRNLLMYPLYRKDNGDFKENIKTIDEAYNEGFGKFEELKEPSVNKIIFKNSGSFPVFAIDGEEVIGAFQNRVINTAFFSEPNTVIEVPVSCVEERRWEGGRSFSSSGVALYPSLRAILLKTTNKSLSLNKTYYSDQSIVWKSVKNTLSSLKITSGTLSIHDAFKGYESQIEWYLENLDLSDVSGLVAFAGDKFICMDLFVSPYIFEKFKKKILRGYALDAILLRDRPTDFINKDKVKEIIEKVIRIKMKKFNGVGKGIEYRGEGESLIVRGFKKKEEEDFLHLAVFPDIKL
- the cdaA gene encoding diadenylate cyclase CdaA, giving the protein MDFLNIRIFDLIDILILSFFSYFIIRLFRGTRAGFMFLGVFILLLLAFISFIFDLAGTKLFFNGLKTIGLIAFIIIFQPEIRRLLTSFGRLPLLKGEKINEEKIEEIINTLVKASFSLRDKGYGAIIVLEGRMVLSEYTDKALFVDAKISEPLFLAIFNPISPVHDGACVIKDDRIKFVRCILPVSDSPLIDISLGTRHRAAIGITEQSDCFTIVVSEEKREVSFAYQGKLIRRVTRDTLRRNLEVFYKGRL
- the hflX gene encoding GTPase HflX, encoding MKEEKTVLVAVFSPKEKEISSYKLQELESLVKSAGAIITSEVIQFRDKIDPEFYIGKGKLMEIKEKIEKNGALSVIFGCDLLPRQTRNLENFLKIKVIDRTELIMDIFAKHAKTSESKIQVELAQLTYRLSKLRGMGQWLSRLGGGIGTRGPGEKILEVKRRNIMLRIKYLKEKLKDIEKQRNVQSKKRKNFFKICLVGYTNAGKTSILNLIAKEKAETRDALFVTLDALTRKFYIENVPVIISDTVGFIENIPLSIIHSFKSTLKVIEDADLLLHVVDISNQRKEEHINSVNKILEDMNVLKKDTIYVFNKYDLFFEEEEKVYLKNKYTPCVFISAKTGENINLLLDKIKFYALKFKSKIKI
- the lon gene encoding endopeptidase La, producing the protein MRKLPLIPLREVVLFPNSIYPLILGREFSKNALEEALKTKEKELIFLAQKDPSVNDPEIKDLYPVGTLGRVLTEFKSPEGNYRIVVEGIERVKILNIIFNGKFYEAEFEIYERNLIENERAYQLARIITENFRTLTGFLPGFPEDLLAHLFSKRKPVEIADFVSTHLPVKAEVKQELLEIDNLLKYLEELNKKIIEEIEFRKLKIEIEEKTREELQKSQKQVFLHEQMKQIQKELGYREGDEIQILKEKIEKSGMPEDVKEHALKELRKLEITPSISPEAAVIRTYLDWLISMPWNKRTKDTLDLKKAKKILDEDHYGLFEPKNRILEYLSILKLKGKITGQILCFVGPPGSGKTSLAKSISKALGRKFVRMSLGGIRDEAEIRGHRRTYVGALPGRIIQGIKKAGSKNPVFLLDEIDKVGMDYRGDPYAALMEVLDPDVNKHFVDHYLEVEFDLSEVLFITTANSLYKIPLALRDRMEIINLPGYSEFEKLMIAKKHLIKRILEEVNLNPKYFSIEDSAILEIIRKYTREAGVRELERKLSRVIRYAAKNFVEKGEATSVDKKDLSKILGPAIYTTIESERKLKPGVAYGLAWTEYGGDIMRIEVLLMEGKGELTLTGQLGDVLKESVYASISYLRSMSKIYNLPKDFHKKYDIHLHIPEGAIPKDGPSAGLAIVLAILSALIKKELPSDTAFTGEITLTGEVLRIGGLEEKINAAKRGGIKRILLPEDSKSDVKKARRELKEGIDFCYIKTINEAINIVFPDLIKNKIKSGEFSHIVSFKS